In Planctomycetia bacterium, the sequence TATTGAGCCCAATCGCGCGGCAATGGCCCGTAGCGACGCCCGTCACGGCCGACGACACGTTGGTCGTCGTCGAACTTGCCGGTGCGCGGATTCGCCCAACCAGGGCCCGTCTCATTGGCAAACGCGATTTCCCCGACGAGTCGCGGATGAATCTCATGCTGCCCGTCGAATTGCACGCCGTTCCAGTCGATGAAGCCTTCGCCGGACCAGGCGGCCGCGATGCGCATCGTGTCGTGGTCGAAAATCATCCACGCCTTGCCGCGGGCGACGCCGCCGGCGCCTTGATCCAATCGCACCGCCACGCCCTTATAAGCGAAGTTCGTGCCGTCATCGCCGCGCTCGTAGGTGTGCGTGAGCGTCGGCCCGTAGTCCATCGCCGACCACGGTTCGATCGTCATCGGTTCCGGGCCGAAGGTATCCCCCGTGGGCAAGCTCGCCAGATAATCGTCGTCCACGGCCGCGTACTGCGACGCATTCAACGAGCGTAGGTATGTTTCGCGAACAAAATGAATCACATCGTACTTCTGTCGCGGCACCATCCATGTCTGCGGCGTCATTTGCCCGAAGCCGTGCGTGAGCGTGCGATACATGCCCGCCGGATCGAAGCCGCTTCGGAACACGCCGCTGGAGAACTTGAGCGACGTCGGGAGCGAACCGGCGCGCTCCGCCGTCCCGTGGCAGTTCTGGCAGACGCGCTCGTAAATCGCGCGACCGCGTTCGAGCGCCGCGTCGTCAAGCGCCCGAATCAACCCGGCGTGATCGACGTGCTGCTCGTATTCCGGAATCTGCAGTGCGTAAGCGGACGCAGGTGGCTGCAATTCGCGCGCACGGGCAAGTCCTCCGTCACGGATTTCGAATAGGTAACGCGCTAAGTCCAAGAATTGTTGCCGGCTCGTGAGCTGATTCGCCACGCCTTCCGGCATCAGCGAGACGTCGGAAACGGCCTGCTCCTCGATCTCGTCGCGCGGCACAACGATCTGCGCGCCGCCGCCGGCCGGATCCCAAAGTTTGCACGCTTGCTCCGTCGACTCCGCTAACACGCCGGTCAACGTGCGCCCGTCCTTGGTGACGACGGTCACGGTTTCGTAACCTTTGCGAATGGCTTTGGACGGTGACAGAATCGATTCGACGATCTGCGTGTCGTCGAGCGATTCCTTACTCGCGGTCAGGCTGGGGCCAAGTGAAGGCGAATGACCGTCAACGGCATGGCAGCGCGTGCAGGTTGCTTGCGGCAAGTGGAACACAATCGCGCCGCGCCGGGCGTCCCCATCGCGGCGCGCGGCGGCGGCCAGTGACTCGGCCCTTTCCGCCGTGAGTTGGTCCGCGATCGTACCTTCGCCGAAACAGCGCACGGGTGCAGCCAAGAAGCTCACAACGATCGCAAGCGACAGGAACGCGTATTGCATCTTGTAAATCATGCGCAATAGAAGGCTGTAATGGTACTGAACTAAGGCGTTTCAGCTTCGACGATCATTTGTCCGTTCATCACCATCCAATGTCCCGGAAAGGAACAGATAAACGGATACCGGCCCGGCTCCGTGGGGGCCGTGAAATAAATCGTCTCGCGTTCTGCCGGCGACGTGACGTCGACGTAGGCGAGTACGTCATCCGTTTCCGGAATGTACTGCCGGGCCGCCGCCTCAGGCACGGCGACAAGTTTGTTGACCAGATCGCCCACGCGCGGCATCGAACCTGGCCGCAACAGCACCCAGTTGTGCGGCACGACGTCGGGATTTGTGAACGTCACCGCCAGGGGTTCGCCGGCGCGGACGGTGAAGGATGACGTGGCGAACGTGAGGTTCTTGCCGGCGGCGACGTCAATGTCCCGCGCGCCGACGATCGATTCTCGCCAAGGGTTCGGCAGTTTTGGCTGGTTGAGCCGCGCCAGGTCGGCCAACAGCGGGTGCGGCAACGCAGCATGTTCGCGCGGCGCGTAGCCGGGGAACTCCGTGAACGGCTCGCTCCAGCCATGCACGGTGAGGAACATATCGACCGCGTGCGAACTGTCCGGCTTGAGGCGCAAGTGCAGTTGATTCACCGGCTGCATGTCGCGCATTTCGAGAAACAGCGTCTTGCCGTCCGGCAAGACATGCGCCGACGCAATTGCCATGCGATCATGCGCCGGCGTGTCCGGGTGGCTGATGGAAAACTCCTGAGATCCGTAAGCGGAGCTGTAGCGATAGTTCCAAGCTTGTGCGAAGTGATTCTCGGCGATGGTCGCGGTCGCTGGATCAAGTGACTCGCTGAACGTGACCAGGATGCCGTTGCTTCGCACTGAGTATTTGACCGGCAATTGCACCTGCGCGCCCGTGAATCGCACGCGTTGGAATGAACCGTCGGCGATCGTATACGTCCCCCAACCGCCCATGCCGGTTACATAGAGCTGCCCATCGTGCGGAGCAAATCGCCCGCGGTGCGCGCCGGAGAGAAAATCGCCGGGCAATGGCACGACTGCGCCCTGCACTTGTCCAGGAATCGGCCCTTCCGTCGTCTCGTCGCGAAGCAACAAGAAGTGATTTCCTGTGCCGTAGGAAAAGTGAATCGCCGCGCCTTGGAGCGGCCCCCACGCGGAGCTCGTCACTTCGAGTTGGCCGCCGGCGGAGTTGTCTAGACCACGCGGCAAATACACTAGAGGCAAATTCGGAGCGAAGCCTGTTCGCGGCCCGCCGTAGCCATAGAACGGCGGAGTGGCAGGATCGATCGGAAGCGTTGAAGCTGCATCGCCCATGCGCGACGGGATCTGGCAAATCATCGACGTCGCGGTCCATTCCCCTTCCGAACACGGCACGGTCACCGAGCCATCGCGGAATAAGCCTAATCCATCCGGATTGCGAAAGCCGCGCGCCAGGCAATCCACTTGCAGTCCATCGGCGCTGATGCGGAGCAATCCTTCGTTGCCGGACGCGACGTAAAATCGATCTTCGGCATCACGTTCGAGGCCGCAGATGAAATCGTGCCCGGCGGACGAAGTGGCGTAAACGTTGCTGAAACACTCGTAATAGTCCGCCTCGCCGTCTTGGTTCAGGTCGTGTAGACGCGTGATTTGATCGCGTCCCAAGACATAAGTCTGTCCGTCGTGAACCACGACGCCTTGGGCATGATGTAATCCGGCGGCGAAACGTCGCCAAGTGATCGTGCCTAAATCACCATCCAATCCAGTGACGTTCCAGACATCACCTTGCATCGTGCAAAGCCGCGCCGTGCCGTTTGGCAGGAAATCATGGCCGCCGAAAAACATCGGCGCCTTCCACGGGTTTTCCGCCGGCACGGTGATGGTGTCGAGTGCGTACGGCGATTCGCTTCCAAGTTCGCCGCGCGTCGTCAATTCCTGCGGCCATTGAGACGGACCGCCGGCAATCAAATGGCGCAATGGATGTTGATTGAGCGGCGCCACCGTGCACGTGAACGCTCCTTCATTCACCCCAGGAGCATCCAGGTATTCCACTTCGCCGATACGATACCGAAACAGCACCTGTTTCCCGTATCTGTGAAAGCCGAGATAGCGAAACGGCGCTGCGGGCTTTTCACCAGGAGTGTGTGCAAGTCGCTTTCCATCGATCAACAACCCGTCCATGAAGCCGTGCCGCACGGACGAAAACCGTACAAAGCCGCCGTCCCACACCGCTTCATACTGCAGCGTATCCGGGTTGAAGCAGGCGGCCAACTCACCTCGCTCGCCCAAGCGTACGCATACGGCGCGTGGCACGACAAGTTCATCGGCGTGGAACACGCCGCATTGCAATGATCCCAGGTCGGTTGCGTTCCAACGGTCGTCCGCCCAGGTCGCTTCGCTCTGATTGCCCCAATGTCCGTAGCGTCCGCCGTCCATGCCTGGATACGGCGCAAGTAGCCCATAGCCATTCGGCGCCTGTCGAAAATGCTCGGCTTGCTTCGCGTAGAAGTCGTACAAGCGATCGCGATTCACCGGCTGCTCGCGATGCGGCCAGGCGTTCGGTTCGAGTGGCGCGAAGTCGTACTCGAACTCCGCCGGTTGATGGGCATGCGCCAGCATCGCCGCCGCGGCGCTGCCGTCGCCGCGCCCCAGATCGAGCAAGAATTTTAAGACGTCGTGCCGTTCCTGCGCGGTCATCGCCTCAGCCAGCCCGTCCGGCATCAGCGTGCCGATCTCTTGTCGTTCCTCGATTTCCCCCTTGGCGACGATGACGATCTCCTGCGTCGCCGCGATGCGCAAATCAAGCGCT encodes:
- a CDS encoding plastocyanin/azurin family copper-binding protein gives rise to the protein MKPLLLTLLLLVQATVAFAAEPSLYARENLVAWCIVPFDAARRGPEERAAMLERMGIKQFAYDWRDEHIPTFDEEVAACARHGVKITAWWTSGPELNEVNRRILDVARRHQLKLQFWVMMGEPAAPDQAGKVQAAAEALRPFTEEAAKLDCQVGLYNHGGWFGEPENQLAIIEALRMPNVGIVYNQHHGHAHVDRFAALLEKLKPHLLALNLNGMVRDGEANGQKIVPIGAGELDLDLLRTIEKSGYRGPIGILNHTELDAEARLLDNLDGLEWLNRQLRGEDAGPRPTYRSYEPPAVQSQNEVQQTLELLANARVLGNFARGAAVFASTKFACNACHKVGVVGGTIGPDLSSVGVCLRPEEIAESLLWPKRKIKPGYEATAIATSAGHLHQGYVTGETDEALDLRIAATQEIVIVAKGEIEERQEIGTLMPDGLAEAMTAQERHDVLKFLLDLGRGDGSAAAAMLAHAHQPAEFEYDFAPLEPNAWPHREQPVNRDRLYDFYAKQAEHFRQAPNGYGLLAPYPGMDGGRYGHWGNQSEATWADDRWNATDLGSLQCGVFHADELVVPRAVCVRLGERGELAACFNPDTLQYEAVWDGGFVRFSSVRHGFMDGLLIDGKRLAHTPGEKPAAPFRYLGFHRYGKQVLFRYRIGEVEYLDAPGVNEGAFTCTVAPLNQHPLRHLIAGGPSQWPQELTTRGELGSESPYALDTITVPAENPWKAPMFFGGHDFLPNGTARLCTMQGDVWNVTGLDGDLGTITWRRFAAGLHHAQGVVVHDGQTYVLGRDQITRLHDLNQDGEADYYECFSNVYATSSAGHDFICGLERDAEDRFYVASGNEGLLRISADGLQVDCLARGFRNPDGLGLFRDGSVTVPCSEGEWTATSMICQIPSRMGDAASTLPIDPATPPFYGYGGPRTGFAPNLPLVYLPRGLDNSAGGQLEVTSSAWGPLQGAAIHFSYGTGNHFLLLRDETTEGPIPGQVQGAVVPLPGDFLSGAHRGRFAPHDGQLYVTGMGGWGTYTIADGSFQRVRFTGAQVQLPVKYSVRSNGILVTFSESLDPATATIAENHFAQAWNYRYSSAYGSQEFSISHPDTPAHDRMAIASAHVLPDGKTLFLEMRDMQPVNQLHLRLKPDSSHAVDMFLTVHGWSEPFTEFPGYAPREHAALPHPLLADLARLNQPKLPNPWRESIVGARDIDVAAGKNLTFATSSFTVRAGEPLAVTFTNPDVVPHNWVLLRPGSMPRVGDLVNKLVAVPEAAARQYIPETDDVLAYVDVTSPAERETIYFTAPTEPGRYPFICSFPGHWMVMNGQMIVEAETP